Proteins encoded within one genomic window of Methanobacteriales archaeon HGW-Methanobacteriales-1:
- the nadC gene encoding nicotinate-nucleotide diphosphorylase (carboxylating): MKNALRHIIKEDIGFEDITTNALISPELDARAEIVSRVGGIIAGVDVAETIFNEFGLKYSTYKSDGNLIHSGDVIMLIEGNARVLLSVERTVLNLMMRMSGIATLTAKMVARATAVNKNIIIAGTRKTTPGIQFFEKSAVKFGGGDPHRFRLDDCAMIKDNHRAMVGDITQAIKIVRKNVSFTKKIEVEVETLEDAILASKAGADIIMLDNMKTQEIEIILDELNKLELRENVIIEASGGINPDNISQYASTGVDVISMGFITHSAPSIDLSLEITYNDL; the protein is encoded by the coding sequence ATGAAGAATGCCTTAAGGCATATAATAAAAGAAGATATTGGTTTTGAAGATATTACCACTAATGCTCTTATTAGTCCGGAACTTGATGCTCGTGCTGAAATTGTTTCTCGAGTGGGGGGAATAATTGCTGGGGTTGATGTTGCTGAAACCATTTTTAATGAATTCGGGTTAAAATATTCCACCTACAAGTCTGATGGTAATTTAATACATTCTGGTGATGTAATAATGTTAATTGAAGGAAATGCTCGTGTTCTTTTGAGTGTAGAGCGCACGGTACTAAATTTAATGATGAGGATGAGTGGAATTGCCACTTTAACTGCAAAAATGGTTGCAAGAGCAACGGCAGTTAATAAAAATATTATTATTGCTGGAACTAGAAAAACAACTCCGGGTATTCAGTTTTTTGAGAAATCTGCCGTTAAATTTGGTGGGGGCGATCCACACCGTTTTAGATTGGATGATTGTGCCATGATAAAGGACAATCACCGGGCTATGGTAGGAGATATTACTCAGGCCATTAAAATAGTTCGAAAAAATGTTAGTTTTACTAAAAAAATTGAAGTTGAAGTTGAAACCCTGGAAGATGCGATACTAGCTTCTAAGGCTGGCGCAGATATTATCATGCTGGATAATATGAAAACTCAAGAAATTGAAATTATCCTAGATGAATTGAATAAACTGGAGCTGCGTGAAAATGTAATCATAGAAGCTTCTGGTGGGATAAACCCAGATAACATATCTCAATACGCAAGTACGGGGGTAGATGTAATTTCAATGGGTTTTATTACTCATTCAGCACCTTCTATTGATTTAAGTTTGGAAATCACATATAATGATTTATGA